Within Saccharomonospora cyanea NA-134, the genomic segment TGAACTCGTCGTTGGCCACGCTGGGCAAGGCCGGGGACGACTTCGTGGGGTCGAGCGCGACCGCCACCAAGACCGGTGGCGGGGCAGCCGGTGGTGGCCCGAGCGGTGGGGGCGCGCCGAAGCCTCCGGCGAACGAACCCGACATCCCGGCTGGTGGGTCCACCTCGTCGGCCGACGGGCCCGACTCCACGCCTCCGTCACCCAAGCCGGACGACAACGGAGGCGGCAACCCGGCCCCGAACTCGCCCGGCACCAGCACAGCGACACCCGCACCGAGCGGCGGACAGTCGACACCGCCGCCACCGGCCCAGGCGTCCAGCACTCCGGGCCCGAACCCCACAACTCCGCCGGCCGGTGGTCCCGCGCTCAGCACACCGCCTCCTCCCGGCGGTAGTACGGCGAACACGCCCACGCCGACCACAACCGACGCGGGCGGCAGCACACCGTCCACGCCGACCACAACCGACGCGGGCGGCAGCACACCGTCCACGCCGACCACAACCGACGCGGGCAACAGCACGCCCTCCACACCTCCGCCGGGCGCCAACACACCCGGCACGCCTCCGCCGGGCAACACGCCGTCCAGTGGCAACACCACGCCGACGGACCCTCCCCCCGCCGTAAGCACGTCGACCACCAACACCCCCGAGCCCGCCCCGAACACACCGGGTGACGCTCCCGAAGGCGGCGGCGCGCCCGGCTCGCCTCCCTCGGACAGCAACACACCGGGCACTCCCCCGGCGAGTGGTGGTAACTCCGCGCCGGACGACGGGCCCAAGCCGGACGGCGGGTCCACGCCAGGCAGCGAATCGAAGCCGGACAGCCAGTCGAAGCCCGACAACGAGTCCAAACCGGATTCTGAGTCCAAACCGGATTCCGGTGACTCGTCACCGGGTGACTCGACCAGCACCCCCGACGCGGGGAAGCCCAAGCCGACCTTCCCGGACCGGCTCACCGAGATGGTGAAGCAGAAGATGATGGAGGCCGGCCAAGGTCCCGAGTTCGCGGAGAAGTTCGACAAGATCGCCAACCTCCCCAAGGAGCAGCTGAGCAAGCTGATCGGTGCGGAGAACGTCGAGAAGCTCGAGTCGGCCGTGAAGACACTCACCGACCCCTTCTACGGATGGCAGGGCGGCGTGGGCAAGACGATCGTGGACATCGTGAAGGGTGTACCCACGAGCATCAGCTCCGCGCTCAACGGCGACGACGAGTAGCGAGGAGGGGTGGAGGCACGGCGGACGATCCCGCTCGTGTCCCCACCCCTCCTCGTACGTCAGTACACGAAGTCCAGCGAACCGTAGTACTCGTAGCGGTCGTCGGGCTTGGGATATTCGTAGTAGAGCGCTCCACTGGTGGCGCCCTTGGGAATCTCGACGCGCCACGGACGCAGCCGGTGGATCGTCTTCCCCCCGTCCGGCGTGGGATTGCCACGGAAGTCGAACTTCGGCAGGCCGTCCTCCTCTTTGCCGTCGGGATAGCGGTCCCCCACGAACAGCAGTGCCTTCACCTTCAGCTCGCCGTGGGGGCAGTTGATGGCGAGCTTGTCGGCTCCCTCTGGGATCTGGAAGCTCTGGGCGTGCGTGCCCACGTTCAACTTCACAGGCATGGTGTCCTCCTGTTGCGGAATCGACGGGGCTCCGCCCGACGAGCGGAACAGGGCGCGCAGTTGCGCCAGCGTGCCCCGGTATGCGTTGCCGTCGATGGGCGAACGTCCGGCCACCCTGGCCGAACTGGTGAACTGGAGCACGGCGACCCGGAGACCGCCGTACCCGTTCCAGTAGTGAGCGGGCACGTCGGCGTACTCGTCGCGAATGTCCCCGACGTTGTTGTCCGGATAGCGCGACGACCACAACGGCGGCAAACCGGCCAGGGAAGGCGATCCGATCTGCTGCCAGTACCACCTCGGTAGGTACAGCAGCGGCACCGAGTACCCCGCCGCGCGCAACCGCGCCACGAGGTCGCGGGTGAGCGGCACGCCGCCGCTGTTCGCCTCGACGTCGGGGATGACGGGAACGGTGCGCGGCACCACCTTGCGGATGTGCGCGACCTGAGCCGCCGCGCTCACTCCCGCGCGCTGGTAGTGGTAGGCCGCGAAGGGTTTGCCCGTCCTCCGTGCCTTCGCGGTGTTCTCCCCGAAACGGGAGTCGGTGAAGTTGCTGCCCTCGGTGGCTTTGAAGATGAAGAAGTCGATGCCCTCACGAGCCGCGCGCTCCACATCGAAGCTGCCTTGGTGATGTGAGATGTCGATCCCGAAAATGGGCACTGGTCACTCCCCACGTCCTTGGACCCGTCCTGCTGTGCTGTGCACCTCCCTCTCACTTCTCGACGATTTCGTGTCCACTCTGTGATGTAACTCGTACGGAGAGTACGACCGCAAGACTGTGTCCGGGTGAAAGCAGGAAGGGACACACGAGAGGTGAACGACTTTCGATTCCGCGCGGTGATCATCCAGCGGTGTCGTCGTTCAGCAGTCGCAGTCGCAGCCGCCACAGTCGCAGCAGTCGCAGACGACGTCGTACAGGGCCTTACGGGGACGGCCGCTCCACGGGCCCGGCCACGGGTTCCGGCAGCAGAACTGATAGGTGCAGCACATGTAGGGCGCGATCAGGCAGCCCACGACTACGTTGCGCTTCTTCGGCGGGACCCGGAACCTCGGCACCCAGCAGCCTCCGCCGTCGCCGTCCGAGACGCCGCCGTTGTCCGGCGGCGGGGCCGAACCAGGTGGCTCGTCGTTGTCCGGCGGTGTCGGACCGGTCGGCCCGTCCTGAGCCGGTGGCGGGGTGGTCCGGTGCGTCTCCTCCGGGGTACCGCTCTCGTGTGTGCTCGGGGGCTGACCCGCATGTCCGAACGTCCGTCGCACGGCGTGGTCGAGTTCGTGCACCAGCAACGCGTGCACCAGCGCCGGGCGCGTGAACTCCGCCTCGCGCAGAGCCAACCGCACACCGCGCACGGCGTCCTCACACAGGCGCCGCGCGTCCGCCGCCGACGTTTCGGTGGCGGTGAGCGGGTTCCAGGCTCCCGTAGCGCGATCGTCGTCGATGTCCTCCACCGCGTCGATCAGGTGTGCCACACGACCGAAGAAGCGGCCCACCTCGCTCAGCGGCTCCGCGTTGTCCGGGCGTCCCGCGAGCACGGCGGTGTGGGCGAAGGCGGCTGCCGTCGCGATCTCAGTGGGTTCGGTGGCCGCCAGCACGGAACTTCCCGGCCCCAGCGCACGCTCCACTGTGGACTGACTCTCCACCGCGGCCGTCAGGACGGACGTGTCGAACTCCACGAGCGTGGCCGTCGCGCCGCCACGTTCCGCCCACCGGCCTGCCGCCGAACGAGCGAGGGAAGCGAGCACGGAGTGGCGTAACGCGCCATCCCCGTCGTCGGCGTGGTCACGCAGCTTCGCCGAGGCCAGCACGAGCGACACCGAGGCGGCGAGCCTGCTGCCGGGGCCGTGGGCCACGGACGCGCGCCGCATGCCGCGCAGCGGGCACGGCCCCGCCGAGCGGCGTGCGCCGTCGTGCTCCGACTGGGCCTCCACGAGTGCCGACACGACGATGCCGTCGTAGTTCGTGGCCGCGCGGGCGAGCTGCCCGTGCTGGTCGCGCAGCGTCAGGCACAGGCCGCAGAGATGGGCGACCCAGTCGGCGTGCAGAGTCGCGGACAGCCGGTGCCGACACGGGCGGATGATGCCGAACACGAGAGAAACCCCCAAAGTCGATCTTGCTGCCAGCGCAGCCTACAACCGGCCGGGAGCCTGGCTCAGCGTGTGCCACCACGCACGACCAGCACGTCGGAGGGTGCGTACCGGAGCACGCTCTGCGCGACACTACCCAGCAGCGCGCGCTCGAACCGCGTACTCGATCCGCTGCCGATCACCACGAGATCGGCAGCGTAGTGCGACACCAGTTCCGGCAGAGCCCGCTGCGGCGTCCCGGACCCGATGACGACGGCGTGGGGCCGCGGGTCGAGTCGCGCGGCCAGCTCCTCGATCCTGGGGCGGATCTCAGCGGTGCTCGCCTCACGCAGTCGTTCGATGTCGGTCTCGTCGAGTCCGCGCAGGCGCAACAACTGTTCACCGATCACCACGCTCACGTGCGCGAGCACGTGGACGGCCGACGGCGTCAGCGCGACTCCGAACTGCGCGGCCCGATGTGCGGGCTCAGTGTCGTCGACGGCCAGCAGCACGGTCTCGTAGTCGGTGGCCGGGGTCCGTACCACCAGCACGGGACAGACACTCGCGTGTGTGATGTTCTCCGTCGTGGGGCCGGTGCGGGAACCCGCGAGCCCCCTCGAACCGTGTGCTCCGAGGACGAGCAGGTCGGCCGGAAGGTCGGCGGCCTCTGCGAGGATCGTGTCGGACACCGGTCCGGTTCGCAGCACGACGTCGGCCGGGATTCCGGCGTGGGCGGCGACGTGGTCGTCGAGCGCGCCCGCCACGAAGTCGGAGTGCTCCTCCGCCAGCGACGGCGGTATGACGGACAACACCGTCAGACGGGCATCGTGAACGGCGGCGAGTCGGGCCGCCCTCCGCACGGCCAACCCGGCCCCGGTGGACAGGTCCGTGGCCGCCAGTACTCGACGCACACGCACACGGACACCTCTTCCGACTCGCACGACTCCCTGAGGAAGCCAGGCTAGCCGGGAAACCGGGGGCCTTGACGCGGTGCGTCACCCGACCCGGGAGGTCAGTGACGAGACCTGGAACGGCGGGAACGCGACGAGCGGCGCCGGGTGTTCTTCCGGTTGTCCGGGCCCGGCGAGGAAGAGGGCCTGGAACCCGGGGTCGGCGCCGAGGGGGCGGGGGAGACCGCGGAGGCGGGCGGGGCCTGGAAGAGAGCGGGGCCCCCGATACCGGTCTCCTGCGGAGCTTCGAGCTCCCGGTAGTCGACCGGTTCCTCGTGAGTGATGTGGCTGAAAGGCACCACGCCCGCGTCGACCTGAGCGCCGTGGGGCGTGGAATCGGATGATGAGTGCAAGTACTTCTCCCTCTGCGACACTCCTGAAGTGGTCGCGAGCACGGGACGCCGCGAAGTGGTGCTCCGCGGCGTCCCGTGGGTGCACTCAGAGCGCGCGCACTCCCGTGGCCTGCGGGCCCTTGTTGCCCTGGCCGACGGTGAAGGACACCCGCTGGCCGTCCTCCAGGCTGCGGAATCCGCGGCCGTCGATCTCGCTGTAGTGCACGAAGACGTCGGCGCTCCCGTCATCGGGGGCGATGAAGCCGAAGCCCTTCTCGCTGTTGAACCACTTCACGGTTCCTTCGGTCATGTCGTCTCCTTCGTGAGAGGGTGTCGGCGGCCACACCGTGTGACCACCGCAGCCGCGGGGTCGAGCCGGCCAGCGTTCCCACTTGTCGCGAGGAGACGTGACACGCCCGCACCGATCTTTCGCGGACGTGCAAAACACGAACACGCAAAACCTGCGACTGCTCAGGACAACGTCCTGGCATGCTGGTTCATTCCCAGCACACGATCACCCTACCCGACCGGCCCGCCGACGGTGGTCAGCGGTCGCCAAGGCACCCAGGGACCGGCCGGTGGCCCTCCCGGCCGATGCGTTCAGTTCGCCACCGTGACCTCTTCGGTTCGAACGGTCCGGAGCGTGCCCGACCCGTCGTAGGTGTAGACGTCGAAGGTCGCTTTGCCGGGCTCACCCTGCTCCACGAAGTCGAGTGGGCCGCTGGCGCCGTCGTAGTCGATGTCGGTGCCCTGGTCGAGCAGGCCCTTGCAGTCGGCGAACGACGTGCACCTCTCGCCGTTCGCGGTGACGTCGCGGATCTCGGTGGCGAACACGGTCGGGTCGTCGGACTGCGCGGCCTCGACAGCCAACGCGATGATCGTCACACAGTCGAACACCTGCGGCGCGAACTGCAGCTCCTTCAGGCCGGGCGCGGAAGCCCTGAGCCGCTCGCCGTACTCGTCGTTCCCGACGGTCGGGGCCGTGCCCTTCATGCCTGCGAGCACGCCGGGATCGTTCGGCGCCACCGATGACGCCAACTCGGCGCGGCGCAGTCCGTCCGCGCCGTAGACGTCGATGTCCCGCGGACCGACGCCGGCCTCGATCATCGACCGGAGCACCTGGACGCCCTCCTCGAAGGCCACGACCACAGCGGCGTCCGGGTTCGCCGCCCTGATCCGCCGAGCGATCCGGTCGAAGTCCTTCGTCTCGGGGTCGTAGGTCTCCCCCAGCACCACGGTGGCTCCCGCGGCCTCGAGCGCCTTCGTGGTCGAGGCGAGCAGCCCGCGGCCGTAGTCGTCCGCGCGTGCGGCGATGGCGACGCGCTTGTTTCCGTCCCCGGTGATCACCCTGTTGAGCACGGTCGCCTGCAGATCGTCGCTGGGCGCGGTGCGGAAGTAGAGACCGTTGTCGGGGTAGTCGGTGAACTCCGCCGCGGTGTTGGAGCCCGAACACTGCACGACCCCCGAACCCGTCACGTTGTCGACGACGGCCAGTGACATGCTCGACGCCGCCGCGCCGATGACCGCGTCGGCGCCCGCCGACAGCACCCGGTTCGCCGACTGCACGGCGGTCCTGGCCTGCCCGGCCTCGTCGGCCGCCACCACCTCGGGGATCGGCTGCCCGAGCACGCCCCCCGCGCCGTTGATCTCCTTGACCGCGAACTTCACCGACTCGATCTGCGGCGGCCCGAGGTACGCCAGCTGTCCCGTCTCCGGCAGGACGTAACCGAGGTCGAGCACACCGTCGCCGCCGTCGTCCCCGCCTCCCTGCCTCTCGGCTCCACCGCACGCGGCGACGACCAGGGCGGTCGCGCTCGCCAAGACCGCCGTCCGCCACGCTGCTGACGCTCGCATCCTGGAGGCTCCTTCGTCTGGGTCGGCTCTTCCGGCTCGGCGACGCCGATACCGGTGTGGTCGTCTGGGCGACCGTATGACCGGCATCACGGTAGATCGTGCGCCGAGTGCGGCGAAGACCGCCAGTTCACTCGACCCGGCGTCCTGAGCGGCCACCGCGCCGGGCGGCTTGCCTTCGACGTCGCCGACTTGAAATATGTGAGGACGACATGCTGCGTGGCAGAAGAGGTGACGCATGGTCGGACGGCGCCTACTGCGCTGGCCGGACGAATGGGCCGACTGGTTCGAGAAACGTGGCGTCTACGTACCCGGTGAGGACAACCGCGTCGTCGACCCGTGGCGGGACTGGGGCTGGCTGATCGTCCTGTGGCTCGCCGGGCTCGCCGTCTTCATTCTCGTCTTCGCCATCGCCGTGTGAGCCACCGTCCGTAACTGCCATCACTCCTTCGGTGCGGGCGCATCACGGTGAGGACACGGGCGGGCTCCGACTCCGCCTCAACCGTTCGATCCGGCTGGCCTGCTCGGGTCCACGTCGCCAGAGTGGACGAGGGCGACGGTTGCGCCCCCGGACGGAGTAACTTCCGCCCTGCGATCGGACCAAGGAGCCAGGCTTTGTCTACGGCGAGGACAGTCGCTGCGGTGTGCGCGGCGTTCGCACTGGCCGCGTGCGGCACGTCGTCGGCGGGTGACGGCCCCGAAGCGGTTCCGTCGTCGGAGGCCTCCGCCGAACAGTCGTCGCCCGCGGCCACCTCGTCGGGCAGACTGCTGCGGTTCGGCTCCGAGCACCGCTTTCCTTCCGGTCTGGTGGTGACCGTCTCGTCGCCGAACGTCTTCGTGCCCAGCGAGAGTGCCTACCCGCGATCCGCGCGTGCCGCGGCCTTCGGCATCGAGCTCTACAACGAGGGGCAGGATCCGTACCGCATCTCCGACCTCTCGGCGCAAGCCATGATCGACGGTAAGGAGATCAAGCAGGTCCAGGACATCACGCGCGGCTACAACGGCATCGTCAACGCCGACAGCGACCTCGCGGCGGGCGATTCGACGAAGGTGACGCTCGCGTTCGCGCTCCCCGCCGAACCCGCGACGGTCGAACTCACGCTCCGCCCGGATTCCACCAAGCCCACCAAGGTGGTGTTCGTCGGGTCGGTCTGACCCCGCGCGTTACGCTTCGGCCATGACCGACCGCAACCGTCTCTCCCCCGGCGACCCGGCCCCCGACTTCACGTTGCCCGACAGCGAGGGCAACACCGTGTCGCTGTCCGACTTCCGCGGCCAGTCCGTGGTGGTGTACTTCTACCCGGCCGCGGGCACGCCCGGCTGCACCAAGCAGGCGTGCGACTTCCGCGACAACCTCGCCCAGCTGAACGACGCCGGATACCAGGTGTTGGGCATCTCCCCGGACAAGCCGGAGAAGCTGGCGAAGTTCACGGAGAACGAGAAGCTGACTTTCCCGCTCCTCTCCGATCCGGACAAGACCGTCCTCACCGAGTGGGGCGCGTTCGGTGAGAAGAAGAACTACGGGCGCGTCGTGCAGGGCGTGATCCGGTCGACCTTCGTCGTGGACCCGGAGGGCACGATCGCGGTGGCGCAGTACAACGTCCGCGCCACGGGCCACGTCGCCAAGCTGCTGCGGGATCTGAAGCTGGCGGCCTAGGAGGCGACGACCGGCGTGAAGGTCCGCTACTTCTGACCCAGTTCCCGCAGGTGCGGCACCAGGGCGCGCAGCGCCTGACCTCGGTGGGAGACGGCGTCCTTCTCCTCCGGCGCCAACTCCGCCGAGGTCCGCGCCTCGCCGTCGGGCACGAAGATCGGGTCGTAGCCGAAGCCGTTGTCGCCCCGGGGTTCGCGCACGAGCACGCCGCGCCACTCCCGGCGCAGCACCACGGGCTCGGCGCCCGGCACGACGAGCGCGGCCGCGCACACGAACGCCGCGCCCCGGCGCTCGTCCGGCACGTCGGCGAGTTGTCCCAGCACCAGCTTCAGGTTCGCCTCGTCGTCGCCGTGGGCACCCGCCCAGCGCGCCGACAGCACGCCCGGCATCCCGTTCAGTGCGTCCACGGTCAACCCGGAGTCGTCGGCCACCGCCGCGAGACCGGTGGCGCCTGCGGCGTCGCGTGCCTTGGCGAGGGCGTTCTCCTCGAACGTCGCGCCCGTCTCGGGGGCCTCGTCGAACGGCTCGACGTCGGCCATGCCGACGATCTCGACGCCCTCCACTCCCGCGTCGGCGAGGATGCGACGCAGTTCGTCGAGTTTCTTCGCGTTGCGTGTCGCCAGCAGCACCTGCGTGGTCACTTGGAGCCCTTCTTCTTCGCGGGCGGCGGTTCCGGCAGCTCACCGGGATACGGGGCCGCGAGCGCCTCGGCCTGGATACGCGCCAGCTCCGCGCAGCCCGCCTGCGCGAGGTCGAGCATCTTGTCCAGAGTGGACCGGGTGAACGTGGCGCCCTCGCCGGTGCCCTGCACCTCGATGAGCGTGCCCGTGTCGGTGGCGACGACGTTCATGTCCACCTCGGCGCGCGAGTCCTCCTCGTACGGCAGGTCGAGCCGCACCCGGCCGTCCACGACACCCACGCTGACCGCCGACACTGCGGCCGACAGCGGCTGCGGATCGGCGAGCCGCCCCGCCGCGCCGAGCCACGTGATGGCGTCGGCCAGCGCCACGTAGCCACCCGTGATCGCGGCCGTGCGCGTGCCGCCGTCGGCCTGGATCACGTCGCAGTCGATGACGATGGTGTTCTCGCCCAGCGCGGCGAGGTCGATGCACGACCGCAGCGAGCGGCCGATCAGCCTGCTGATCTCGTGGGTCCGGCCCCCGACCCGGCCCTTGATCGACTCGCGGTCGCCGCGCGTGTGCGTGGCCGACGGCAGCATCGCGTACTCGGCGGTCACCCAGCCCAGGCCCGAACCGGCCCGCCACCGGGGCACTCCCTCGGTGACGCTCGCGGCACACAGCACCCTCGTGTTGCCGAACTCGACGAGCACCGAGCCCGCCGGCCACTGCTGGAAACCGCGGGTGATCCGTACCTCGCGGAGCTGGTCGTCGTTCCTGCCGTCTTCTCGCACCACGCCTGGCAGCCTAGTGAAGCCACCCGGACGCCGGGTGAGAAGGGCGTGACCCCGGCGTGAACGGCCCGCGATCAGGGGCCCGGCCGTTCCCGGTCGCCGAGTATCCTATTTTCTATACGCATCCGTATACGTATAGAAATTGGAGGGTGGCCATGGAGCGACACCCGGAGGTCCTGGTCGTCGGCGCGGGCCCCACCGGTCTGGCGCTGGCGTGCGGACTGGCGGCGCAGGGGGTGGCCGTACGCGTGGTCGACCGCGCGAGCGGACCGGCCTCGACGTCGCGGGCGAACATCCTGCACGCACGCGGCGTGGAGGTGCTCCGACGGCTCGGCGCCCTCGGCGACCTGCGCGAACGGTCGCTCGCTCCGATGGGGATGCGCATGCACGCGGGCTCGCGACCGATCTCCACCATGCGTTTCACGCCGGACGACAGCGAGGACGTCCAGGCGTTGTTCGTGTCACAGGCCCTGGTCGAGCGGCAGCTCCGCGCCCGGCTCGACGAGCTGGGCGGGGCCGTGGAGTGGGGTACGACGTGCACTGGAGTGGTGCGGGACGCCGAGGGCGTGAGCGTCGAGTTCGCCGACGGAACGCGGGCACAGGCGCGCTGGCTGGTCGGTTGCGACGGCGCGCACAGCACGGTCCGCGAGGCCGCCGGCATCGGCTTTCCCGGAGTGCCCGTCGTCGAGCAGTTCCTGCTGGCCGACGTCCACGCGGACTGGAAGCGGGACCGGAGCACCTCCGCGGGCTTCTTCCACCCGGACGGCCTGTTGCTGGCCATGCCCATGCGCGATCATGACAGCGGCACGGACAACGGCGACCTCTGGCGCCTGATGGCCGACGTCTCCGCGCTGGACCGCCGGCTCGACGCAGAGGAGATCATCGCGCGCTTCGCCGAGCTCGTCGCCGTGCGCACGGGCGACCGGGGCATGCGCATCCGCGACGCGGTGTGGACGTCGGTGTTCCGCATCCACCGCAGGCTCGCGGACACCTACCGCAGCGGCCGTGTGCTCCTCGCCGGGGACGCCGCCCACGTGCACAGCCCGATCGGTGGCCAGGGCATGAACACCGGCATCGGCGACGCCGAGAACCTGGCATGGAAGTTGGCGCTCGTCGTCCGTGGCAGAGCGGCGGAGAACCTGCTGGACACCTACCCGGCCGAGCGGCGCCCGCTGGCCGCCGAGGTCCTGCGCACCACCACGAACAACACCCGGCTGCTGGTCGCCGACGGCGCCGTGGGCAGGTTCGTCCGCGACCGGCTCGTCGTCCCCCTCCTGGACTCGCCCCGGGTACAACGTGTCGCGACCCGCAGGGCGTCCCAGTTGTGGGTCACCTACCGGCGAGGGCCGCTCGGTGGGCGCGGACGGACGCCGCGTCCCGGAGACCGGATCGCCGACCTCGCCTGCACCCGCTCCGACGGCAGCCCGGTACGCCTGCATTCGGAGCTGCACCCGGCCTGGGTGGTCCTCACCCCGCCCGGAGCCGAAGCCGACGCGCTCGCCCGCACCGCGCGTGCCCACCTGGGTGGCGAGGTGACCGCCCTGACCGACCCGGCGGCGACCGGGCCCGCTCTCCTGATCCGGCCCGACGGGCACCTCGCGTGGCGGGGTGACGATCCCGACGGGCTACGCCGGTGGTTCACCGAGGTCCTGCACGCCAGGATCGACGCATGAACGTCAGGACGACCCGACATGCCGGGCCGGGACGGCCCCGCGACCCCCGCGCCGACACGGCGATCTTGACCGCGGCCGTGGACCTGCTCGTCGAACGCGGCATAGCGGGGACCAGCATCGAGGCCATCGCCCGGCGCGCGGGTGTGGCGAAGGCGACCGTCTACAAGCGCTGGTCCTCGAAGGAGGACCTGCTCGCCGAGGCGATCGAGTCCGCACGCGAGGACATCCCGGCCCTGGACGAGCAGGACTGGGACGTCCCCCTGCCCGAGCTGATCGAGAGACTGCTACCGCTGTGGGGCCAGGCGCTCGCGGACCCTCGCTACCGGGCGCTGACCGCCCGGCTGGTCGGCGCGGGTGCCGACCATCCCGCCCTGCTGTCCGCGTACTGGCACCACCACGTCGTCCCACGCCGCGAGAGGGCGCGGGCCGTGCTCCGCCACGCGCAGGCAAACGGCGCACTCGCCGCGGACGCCGACCTCGACCTCCTGATCGACATGTTGCTGGGTGCCGTGATCCATCGCCTGGCACTGGAGCCGGAAAGCGCACGAGCCTCGGGCCACACCGCGTACCTGCGGCGGCTGCTGCGGCAGGCCGGCCTGCCCGTCCTCACCGAAGGAGAACCCGGTCAGAGGTCGTAGACCGCGCCCTGCCGCACACGCTCCGTGGGGCCGTGGAACGCCGCCCCGGCCTCGGCGAGGATCGCCTCGCCGTCCGACCACGGCGGTA encodes:
- a CDS encoding TetR/AcrR family transcriptional regulator, with translation MNVRTTRHAGPGRPRDPRADTAILTAAVDLLVERGIAGTSIEAIARRAGVAKATVYKRWSSKEDLLAEAIESAREDIPALDEQDWDVPLPELIERLLPLWGQALADPRYRALTARLVGAGADHPALLSAYWHHHVVPRRERARAVLRHAQANGALAADADLDLLIDMLLGAVIHRLALEPESARASGHTAYLRRLLRQAGLPVLTEGEPGQRS
- a CDS encoding FAD-dependent monooxygenase; its protein translation is MERHPEVLVVGAGPTGLALACGLAAQGVAVRVVDRASGPASTSRANILHARGVEVLRRLGALGDLRERSLAPMGMRMHAGSRPISTMRFTPDDSEDVQALFVSQALVERQLRARLDELGGAVEWGTTCTGVVRDAEGVSVEFADGTRAQARWLVGCDGAHSTVREAAGIGFPGVPVVEQFLLADVHADWKRDRSTSAGFFHPDGLLLAMPMRDHDSGTDNGDLWRLMADVSALDRRLDAEEIIARFAELVAVRTGDRGMRIRDAVWTSVFRIHRRLADTYRSGRVLLAGDAAHVHSPIGGQGMNTGIGDAENLAWKLALVVRGRAAENLLDTYPAERRPLAAEVLRTTTNNTRLLVADGAVGRFVRDRLVVPLLDSPRVQRVATRRASQLWVTYRRGPLGGRGRTPRPGDRIADLACTRSDGSPVRLHSELHPAWVVLTPPGAEADALARTARAHLGGEVTALTDPAATGPALLIRPDGHLAWRGDDPDGLRRWFTEVLHARIDA